Proteins encoded in a region of the Flavobacterium sp. MDT1-60 genome:
- the thiL gene encoding thiamine-phosphate kinase, with translation MIEDKNPQRTSIAQLGEFGLIEHLTKNFDVTQESTLKSIGDDAAVLDFKDKKVVVSTDLLIEGVHFDLAYMPLKHLGYKSVVVNLSDICAMNAKPTQITVSVAVSNRFPLEALEELFEGITHAAKEYKVDVIGGDTTSSQKGLIISITAIGEANEEEIVYRNGAKQTDLLVVTGDIGAAYMGLQVLEREKQVFQVNPNSQPDLDMYSYLIERQLKPEARKDVRTLLHALEIKPTSMIDISDGLSSEIIHLCKQSKVGCNLYEDKLPLDPQFISTCEEFNIDSTTVAINGGEDYELLFTIDINDFDKIKGNPNFSIIGHMADESEGIHLVTRANTKIALKARGWDALSE, from the coding sequence ATGATTGAAGATAAAAACCCACAACGTACCAGTATAGCGCAATTAGGCGAATTTGGTTTAATAGAACATTTAACCAAAAATTTTGATGTTACTCAGGAGTCTACTTTAAAAAGTATTGGCGATGATGCTGCTGTTCTTGATTTTAAGGATAAAAAAGTAGTGGTTTCTACCGATTTATTGATTGAAGGTGTTCATTTTGATTTGGCTTACATGCCATTAAAACACTTAGGATACAAATCAGTAGTTGTAAATCTCTCTGATATTTGTGCCATGAATGCCAAACCAACTCAAATTACGGTTTCTGTGGCAGTTTCTAACCGTTTTCCACTAGAAGCCCTGGAAGAACTTTTTGAAGGCATTACACATGCTGCAAAAGAATATAAAGTTGATGTTATTGGTGGCGACACAACCTCATCGCAAAAAGGATTGATTATTAGCATAACTGCAATTGGTGAAGCCAATGAAGAAGAGATCGTTTACAGAAATGGTGCAAAACAAACCGATTTACTTGTTGTAACCGGCGATATTGGGGCTGCTTATATGGGATTACAGGTTTTAGAACGCGAAAAACAGGTTTTTCAGGTCAACCCAAACAGTCAGCCTGACTTAGACATGTACAGTTATTTAATCGAACGCCAGTTAAAACCCGAAGCACGAAAAGATGTCCGCACCTTATTACACGCTCTTGAAATAAAACCAACTTCGATGATCGATATTTCTGACGGATTATCATCAGAAATCATTCATTTGTGTAAGCAATCAAAAGTGGGTTGTAATTTATATGAAGATAAATTACCGTTGGATCCTCAGTTTATTTCAACTTGTGAAGAATTCAATATTGATAGTACAACAGTTGCCATTAACGGCGGAGAAGATTACGAACTGTTATTTACAATTGACATTAACGACTTCGACAAAATAAAAGGAAATCCAAACTTTTCGATTATTGGTCATATGGCCGATGAAAGCGAAGGAATTCATTTAGTGACACGTGCCAATACCAAAATCGCTTTAAAAGCAAGAGGTTGGGATGCATTGAGTGAATAA
- a CDS encoding T9SS type B sorting domain-containing protein has translation MRAPLHLLLLLFYSTISFSQGIIVDTTTLTIPQLIREELMQNACSNESNFKFSSHLGIGKFTNINPNFPISSGIIIRNGIAKYTEGIYTGANESSQLNTASDGDLQIISNENGQIVAITDVSFIQFDFTPLSNNFSFDFLFASNEYGEFQCGFSDVFAFILTDLTTGVITNLAVLPGTTTPVSVKNIRNQQYNSSCLSANANLFDHYNVTNPGESAINMRGETKVLTASSIVIPNRTYSIKLAIGDYHDSNYDAAVFIKGGSFMTTMDLGSDRTICEGESITLQSGLTGNYTYVWTRDDVVIPGESGNSLTLTNSGTYGLTATLSGCVIKDEVVISDLVIKSPQNLTACYNGTPNYQYDLTKNNLAALNLNPAEYKLQYFDSLTAANSNGPAIPNNQLTTYTSTGNQTIYIKAVHISNENTFCNNLLSFNLLVTNPINAVKPPDLNVCDTNSGRVLVDLTTQETAILNGSTPSEYKISYYTNEAAAMSGTNRIQKPAEFITALSQSPQTIWVRIEHSSSSICYMTVNFVITINSLPPVDDIPDVVACNSYTLPAITFGNYYTAPGGTGTKLNAGDVITKGGTYYIYSGPTATNKCTNESYFNVILIYELSFRKEACGQYTIPRVPAGAFFTAAGGGGNEIPSGTAFTTDQTIYYYAVINGAVCRDEAISFVVYPLPLIDTPVNVVTCDSYILPPLANGNYFTLAGGLGTRLNAGHKITSSQTLFVFANDGRCTDEHSFKIDIIDSQTFVPISKCGSYTLPAVEIGGYFDNPKGQGTNIPVGTVITTSQTVYYYATTTTAPNCTDNTKYEITIKPLPLVDTPANRLECQSYLLPPLVNGNYFTKTNGSGLPLKAGDVITKTQTIYVYSVGTECTNEHSFIVQIRPLPPVDSFTDVVTCSDFKLPKLKNGKYYTATGGPHGSGNIISEGTIINSNQTIYIYNEWVDFTDCRNETFFKINYNGIDVGTFNNVNVCDSYTLPPLKLGNYYSQPQGKGAVIPVGTILKTSQTIYVYAIVGNRQTCSSQKSFSVTISPTPIVASPPDVAICQSYTLPPLSVGNYYSGPNGTGTVYLTGQQINVSQKMYVYAAAPANSACASQDDFDITIYPLKDLTLRNEIICVDFQTGTLLRSAQLNSGLNPDIYAIDWFLNGTKISSGPNYTATQEGTYTIVSTKKTPNIGNDCGYNPATVSVEKSSPALATVTVTDSFEDSIDIIVNLANGFGIYEYQLDGGNFQSNNVFSNVDSGEHVITVKDIKGNCDDQILIANVLKYPKFFTPNADGYNDTWNIPDLAFQPNAVINIFDRYGKLLKRISPAGSGWDGNYNGDPLPSTDYWFQAFYTQDGVAQVFKSHFSMKR, from the coding sequence ATGAGAGCCCCGCTTCATCTTCTACTTTTATTATTTTATTCGACCATATCTTTTTCACAGGGAATCATTGTCGACACCACAACCTTGACTATACCTCAACTAATTCGGGAAGAATTAATGCAAAATGCCTGTTCGAACGAAAGCAATTTTAAATTCTCATCGCATCTGGGCATTGGTAAATTCACCAATATTAATCCAAACTTTCCAATTTCAAGCGGTATTATTATCCGAAACGGTATCGCAAAATATACCGAAGGAATTTACACCGGGGCCAATGAAAGCAGCCAGTTAAACACGGCTAGTGACGGCGACTTACAAATTATAAGCAATGAAAACGGGCAAATTGTTGCAATTACCGATGTTAGTTTCATCCAGTTTGATTTTACTCCGCTATCGAATAATTTTAGTTTTGATTTTCTTTTTGCCTCTAATGAATATGGAGAATTTCAATGTGGATTTAGCGATGTTTTTGCCTTTATATTAACTGACTTAACCACAGGAGTTATTACAAATCTTGCTGTACTTCCCGGAACAACAACACCGGTTTCGGTTAAAAATATTCGTAATCAACAATATAATTCTTCCTGTTTATCTGCCAATGCCAATTTATTTGACCATTACAATGTGACTAATCCGGGAGAATCTGCCATAAATATGCGAGGGGAAACCAAAGTTTTAACCGCTTCGTCGATCGTGATTCCCAATAGAACTTATAGCATTAAACTGGCCATTGGTGATTATCACGACAGCAATTATGATGCTGCAGTTTTTATAAAAGGCGGTAGTTTTATGACTACTATGGATTTAGGTTCTGACAGAACTATTTGCGAAGGTGAAAGCATTACACTTCAATCCGGACTTACAGGCAATTATACTTATGTCTGGACTCGGGATGATGTTGTGATTCCGGGCGAATCAGGCAATTCTTTAACCCTTACAAATTCCGGAACTTACGGTCTGACGGCTACACTTTCCGGTTGTGTTATTAAAGATGAAGTAGTCATTTCTGATTTAGTCATTAAATCTCCCCAAAACTTAACCGCATGTTATAACGGAACTCCAAATTATCAATATGATTTAACAAAAAATAATTTGGCTGCATTAAACCTCAATCCGGCCGAATATAAACTTCAATATTTTGATTCTTTGACAGCTGCTAATTCAAACGGACCAGCAATACCCAACAATCAATTGACCACTTATACAAGTACAGGAAACCAGACGATCTATATAAAAGCGGTACATATTTCTAATGAAAATACCTTTTGCAATAATTTACTTTCTTTCAACCTATTGGTAACAAACCCTATAAATGCTGTAAAACCTCCCGATTTAAATGTATGCGACACTAATTCCGGAAGAGTACTAGTTGATTTGACTACTCAGGAAACTGCAATTCTAAACGGATCAACTCCTTCTGAATATAAAATTAGCTATTATACTAACGAGGCAGCAGCGATGAGTGGCACTAACAGAATTCAAAAACCAGCAGAATTTATTACTGCTTTATCTCAGTCACCACAAACGATCTGGGTGCGAATAGAACATAGTTCAAGCTCGATTTGTTATATGACTGTCAATTTTGTTATAACTATTAATTCACTTCCACCTGTTGACGACATTCCGGATGTTGTCGCTTGTAATAGCTATACACTGCCCGCAATAACCTTTGGGAATTATTACACGGCTCCAGGTGGAACAGGAACTAAATTGAACGCCGGAGATGTTATCACTAAAGGCGGAACCTACTATATTTACAGCGGCCCAACTGCCACAAACAAATGCACTAACGAGAGCTATTTTAACGTAATCCTGATTTATGAATTGAGTTTTCGTAAAGAAGCCTGTGGCCAATACACAATTCCCAGAGTTCCTGCTGGTGCATTTTTTACGGCTGCCGGAGGAGGCGGAAATGAAATTCCGTCAGGCACTGCATTTACAACAGATCAGACTATTTATTATTATGCCGTAATCAATGGAGCGGTTTGTCGTGACGAGGCTATATCATTTGTCGTTTATCCGCTACCTCTGATAGATACACCAGTTAATGTAGTAACCTGTGATTCTTATATCCTGCCGCCTTTGGCAAATGGCAATTATTTTACTTTGGCCGGTGGTTTGGGAACTCGTTTAAATGCCGGACATAAAATCACTTCTAGCCAAACCCTTTTTGTCTTTGCAAACGATGGAAGATGTACCGATGAGCATTCCTTCAAAATCGATATTATAGACTCCCAAACTTTTGTTCCGATTTCCAAATGCGGAAGCTATACCTTACCTGCAGTTGAAATAGGCGGTTATTTCGACAACCCGAAAGGCCAGGGCACAAACATTCCCGTTGGAACAGTCATTACGACTTCACAAACCGTGTATTATTATGCCACAACAACAACAGCTCCAAATTGTACTGATAACACCAAATACGAAATCACCATAAAACCATTACCATTGGTAGATACGCCGGCCAATAGATTGGAATGTCAAAGTTACCTATTGCCACCCTTGGTAAATGGTAATTATTTCACCAAAACCAATGGTAGCGGACTGCCATTAAAAGCCGGCGACGTCATTACTAAAACACAGACTATTTATGTTTATTCCGTTGGAACAGAGTGCACCAATGAACATAGTTTTATTGTTCAAATAAGACCACTACCGCCTGTCGATAGTTTTACCGATGTGGTCACCTGCTCTGATTTCAAACTGCCTAAATTAAAAAACGGAAAATATTACACTGCGACAGGAGGCCCTCATGGTTCGGGAAACATAATTTCTGAAGGCACTATTATAAACAGCAATCAAACTATTTATATCTATAATGAATGGGTAGATTTTACAGACTGTCGAAATGAAACTTTTTTCAAGATTAATTACAATGGAATAGATGTGGGTACCTTTAATAATGTAAATGTTTGCGACAGCTACACTTTACCACCATTAAAACTAGGGAACTATTATTCGCAGCCTCAGGGAAAAGGTGCAGTTATCCCCGTCGGAACAATTTTAAAAACCTCACAAACCATTTATGTCTACGCCATTGTTGGAAATAGACAAACTTGTTCAAGCCAAAAGAGCTTTTCGGTTACGATTTCCCCAACTCCTATAGTAGCCAGCCCTCCAGATGTTGCTATTTGTCAAAGCTATACATTGCCGCCTTTATCCGTTGGAAATTATTACAGCGGACCAAATGGAACCGGAACAGTCTATTTGACCGGCCAACAGATAAACGTAAGTCAAAAAATGTATGTTTATGCTGCAGCTCCTGCCAATTCTGCCTGCGCTTCGCAAGATGATTTTGATATTACCATTTATCCACTGAAAGATTTGACATTAAGAAATGAAATTATCTGTGTCGATTTCCAAACGGGAACCCTACTCCGTTCAGCACAATTAAATTCGGGACTAAATCCGGATATTTATGCGATTGATTGGTTTTTAAATGGCACTAAAATAAGCAGCGGACCCAATTATACTGCAACTCAGGAAGGTACTTATACTATTGTTAGTACAAAAAAAACGCCCAATATTGGTAACGATTGCGGTTACAATCCGGCTACAGTTAGCGTTGAAAAATCAAGTCCGGCATTGGCAACCGTCACAGTAACTGATTCTTTTGAAGATTCAATCGACATTATCGTAAACTTAGCTAATGGTTTTGGAATTTATGAATATCAATTGGACGGCGGAAATTTTCAATCCAACAATGTTTTTTCAAATGTTGATTCGGGAGAGCATGTTATTACCGTAAAAGACATCAAAGGAAACTGCGACGACCAGATTCTAATTGCCAACGTGCTCAAATACCCCAAATTTTTCACTCCAAACGCTGATGGATACAATGATACCTGGAATATTCCTGATCTTGCTTTTCAGCCCAATGCCGTTATAAATATCTTTGATCGTTATGGCAAACTCCTAAAACGAATAAGCCCCGCAGGTTCTGGTTGGGACGGCAATTACAATGGCGATCCGCTTCCTTCGACTGATTATTGGTTTCAGGCTTTTTATACCCAGGATGGAGTAGCTCAGGTATTCAAATCACATTTTAGTATGAAACGATGA
- a CDS encoding DinB family protein, with the protein MKTLAAQVITPEDLLKHWQGHRALTRRVIEAFPEKDFFEFSIAGMRPFAKLTDELLAIAVPGLKGIVNKEAKPFAEDSEKLIFKAQYLEKWDEATAEINQYWEKLSIEDFNETFNLFGQYEFPVIQNILYFIENEVHHRGQGYVYLRALNIEPPFFWER; encoded by the coding sequence ATGAAGACATTAGCAGCCCAAGTAATTACTCCTGAAGATTTATTGAAACACTGGCAAGGACACCGCGCCCTTACAAGACGTGTGATTGAAGCTTTTCCTGAAAAAGACTTTTTTGAATTTTCAATTGCAGGAATGCGACCTTTTGCAAAATTAACAGACGAACTTTTGGCTATTGCTGTTCCTGGTCTTAAGGGAATTGTAAATAAAGAAGCTAAACCTTTTGCGGAGGATTCAGAGAAATTAATTTTTAAAGCACAATACCTTGAAAAATGGGATGAAGCAACTGCAGAAATTAATCAGTATTGGGAAAAATTATCGATAGAAGATTTCAATGAAACTTTTAATCTTTTTGGTCAGTACGAATTTCCTGTTATACAGAATATCTTGTATTTTATTGAGAATGAAGTGCATCACCGTGGACAAGGTTATGTATATTTAAGAGCTTTAAATATTGAACCACCTTTTTTCTGGGAAAGATAG
- a CDS encoding DinB family protein: protein MSLKKIMSNYADYNLWVNQQFVNWLSPKSDELLYTEVPSSFSTIMKTLDHIWSTEEYWFSIISETAHTEKKAENKLSKDEIFDGLLNSSAKLKQFIHSLSEEDLVKEVKITNPWFECELPISDYLLQVINHGTYHRGQIVTIGRNIGITDASNTDYNFYNVIKQK, encoded by the coding sequence ATGAGTTTAAAAAAGATAATGTCCAATTATGCAGATTACAATTTATGGGTAAATCAACAATTTGTGAATTGGCTTTCACCGAAATCAGATGAATTGCTTTACACAGAAGTGCCTTCAAGTTTTTCAACTATTATGAAAACACTTGATCATATCTGGTCTACAGAGGAATATTGGTTTTCAATCATATCTGAAACTGCTCATACAGAGAAAAAAGCAGAAAATAAATTGTCGAAAGATGAAATATTTGACGGACTATTAAATTCATCTGCAAAATTGAAGCAATTTATCCATTCATTGTCAGAAGAAGACTTAGTTAAAGAAGTTAAAATTACTAATCCGTGGTTTGAATGCGAATTGCCAATTTCTGATTATTTGCTTCAGGTTATTAATCACGGCACCTATCATAGAGGTCAGATTGTAACAATAGGGCGAAATATCGGAATTACAGATGCCTCAAATACTGATTACAATTTTTATAATGTGATTAAACAGAAATAA
- a CDS encoding YafY family protein encodes MLDESPKRFDRIVAILIQLQSKKIVKAQELANRFEVSLRTIYRDIRTLEASGVPIYSEAGVGYALMDGYRLPPVMFTREEVSSFIAAEKLMQKFTDPSLGSHYASAMFKLKSVLRSTDKDWLSNIESKVVMQTAEPMFNDNSPNTLAVLFESIAEKKQILLSYKTVEKDETTKRNIEPVGVFHDHNNWYFLGYCHLRKDYRQFRTDRIQGIQKTECDFTIEHDSLETYLTKTETIPTIKVRLLIEKKIARYLETERKYHGYISEKEVDGKIEMTFMCRDIESGFPRWFLMFGDYAEILEPERLKTRALELLEINRQRLL; translated from the coding sequence ATGCTTGACGAATCTCCAAAACGTTTTGACCGTATTGTCGCTATCCTCATTCAATTACAATCAAAAAAAATTGTAAAAGCACAGGAATTGGCCAATCGCTTTGAAGTCAGTTTAAGAACTATTTACAGGGATATTCGAACTTTGGAAGCATCCGGAGTTCCAATCTACAGTGAAGCCGGCGTTGGTTATGCTTTAATGGACGGTTACAGATTGCCTCCTGTTATGTTTACTCGCGAAGAGGTAAGCAGCTTTATTGCGGCAGAAAAACTGATGCAGAAATTTACGGATCCTTCTTTAGGAAGTCATTATGCATCTGCGATGTTTAAACTAAAATCGGTTTTACGAAGTACGGACAAGGACTGGCTCTCCAATATTGAATCGAAAGTAGTCATGCAAACGGCAGAACCCATGTTTAACGATAATTCTCCTAATACTTTGGCTGTTCTTTTTGAAAGTATTGCAGAGAAAAAGCAAATTTTACTTTCTTATAAAACAGTTGAAAAAGATGAAACGACAAAAAGAAATATCGAACCTGTTGGTGTTTTTCATGATCATAATAACTGGTATTTTTTAGGATATTGTCATTTGAGAAAAGATTACAGACAATTCAGAACCGACAGAATTCAGGGAATTCAGAAAACAGAGTGTGATTTTACTATAGAACATGATTCTTTAGAAACTTATCTGACTAAAACAGAAACCATTCCGACCATAAAAGTTAGACTTTTGATCGAAAAGAAAATAGCCCGATACCTGGAAACAGAAAGAAAATACCATGGTTATATTTCAGAAAAAGAAGTAGATGGTAAAATAGAAATGACCTTTATGTGTCGCGACATCGAAAGTGGCTTTCCACGTTGGTTTTTAATGTTTGGCGATTATGCCGAAATCCTGGAACCGGAAAGATTAAAAACCAGAGCTTTAGAATTATTGGAAATTAACAGACAAAGGCTTTTATAA
- the lepA gene encoding translation elongation factor 4, which translates to MKKIRNFCIIAHIDHGKSTLADRLLGATQTVTAREEKAQLLDNMDLERERGITIKSHAIQMEYTYKGEEYILNLIDTPGHVDFSYEVSRSIAACEGALLIVDAAQSIQAQTISNLYLALENDLEIIPVLNKVDLPSANPEEVSDDIIDLLGCKLEDIIHASGKTGFGVENILAAIIEKIPPPSGNVDEPLQALIFDSHYNPFRGIEVIFRVKNGQIKKGQKIKFMATGNEYFADEIGTLKLNQVPKNVISAGDVGYLISGIKEAKEVKVGDTLTDAKTPTTNMITGFEDVKPMVFAGIYPVDTEDYEDLRSSMEKLQLNDASLVFTPESSAALGFGFRCGFLGMLHMEIIQERLEREFDMTVITTVPNVSYLAYTKKDPETPFVVNNPSDLPEPSRLDRVEEPYIKATIITKSDFVGNVMSLCIEKRGQITNQTYLTTERVELNFDMPLAEIVFDFYDRLKTVSKGYASFDYSPIGMRTSKLVKLDVLLNAQTVDALSALIHEDNAYNIGKKMTEKLRELIPRQQFDIPIQAAIGAKIIARETIKALRKDVTAKCYGGDISRKRKLLEKQKKGKKRMRQVGNVEIPQEAFMAVLKLND; encoded by the coding sequence ATGAAGAAGATACGTAACTTTTGCATTATTGCACACATTGACCACGGTAAAAGTACATTGGCAGACCGATTATTGGGCGCTACACAAACCGTTACAGCTCGTGAAGAAAAAGCACAATTGCTTGACAACATGGACCTGGAGCGCGAGCGTGGAATCACCATTAAAAGTCACGCCATACAAATGGAATACACTTATAAAGGCGAGGAATATATTTTAAATTTAATTGACACTCCTGGTCACGTTGACTTTTCATACGAAGTTTCACGATCTATTGCGGCCTGCGAAGGTGCGCTTTTGATTGTTGATGCTGCGCAAAGTATTCAGGCACAAACAATTTCGAACTTATATTTGGCTTTAGAAAATGACCTGGAAATTATTCCGGTTTTGAATAAAGTTGATTTACCAAGTGCTAACCCGGAAGAAGTTAGTGATGATATTATCGATTTATTAGGTTGTAAATTAGAAGATATTATTCATGCTTCAGGGAAAACAGGTTTTGGTGTTGAAAATATTTTAGCAGCCATTATCGAAAAAATTCCACCTCCATCAGGAAATGTGGATGAGCCTTTACAGGCATTGATTTTCGATTCACATTACAATCCGTTTCGTGGAATTGAAGTTATTTTCCGTGTTAAAAACGGACAAATTAAAAAAGGGCAAAAAATTAAATTCATGGCCACCGGAAATGAATATTTTGCTGACGAAATTGGAACTTTAAAATTAAATCAGGTTCCGAAAAATGTTATTTCTGCAGGTGATGTTGGTTATTTAATTTCAGGAATTAAAGAAGCCAAAGAGGTAAAAGTTGGGGACACTCTAACTGATGCCAAAACACCAACTACTAATATGATTACTGGTTTTGAGGATGTAAAACCAATGGTTTTTGCCGGAATTTATCCAGTTGACACTGAAGATTATGAAGATTTGCGTTCTTCTATGGAGAAACTACAATTGAATGATGCTTCATTAGTCTTTACTCCTGAAAGTTCTGCTGCTTTAGGATTTGGTTTCCGTTGTGGATTCTTAGGAATGCTTCACATGGAAATTATTCAGGAACGTTTAGAGCGTGAGTTCGATATGACTGTAATTACTACAGTTCCTAACGTTTCGTATTTAGCTTATACCAAAAAAGATCCTGAAACTCCATTTGTAGTAAACAATCCTTCTGATTTACCTGAACCATCTCGTTTAGACAGAGTTGAAGAACCATATATTAAAGCAACAATCATTACAAAATCCGACTTTGTTGGAAACGTAATGAGTTTGTGTATTGAAAAACGTGGTCAAATTACTAATCAAACGTATTTGACTACAGAAAGAGTTGAATTAAATTTTGATATGCCTTTGGCCGAAATTGTATTTGACTTTTACGATCGTTTAAAAACAGTTTCTAAGGGTTATGCTTCTTTTGATTATTCTCCAATCGGAATGAGAACTTCGAAATTAGTAAAACTGGATGTACTGTTGAACGCACAAACTGTTGATGCGCTTTCAGCCTTAATTCACGAAGACAACGCTTACAACATCGGTAAAAAAATGACCGAGAAATTACGTGAATTGATTCCAAGACAGCAATTTGACATTCCAATTCAGGCTGCAATTGGAGCGAAAATTATCGCTCGTGAAACCATTAAAGCGCTTCGTAAAGACGTTACCGCAAAATGTTATGGTGGAGATATTTCGCGTAAGCGTAAATTGCTTGAAAAACAGAAAAAAGGTAAAAAACGTATGAGACAAGTTGGAAACGTTGAGATTCCACAAGAAGCTTTTATGGCTGTTTTGAAATTGAACGATTAA
- a CDS encoding NUDIX domain-containing protein: MTILSNKNNTDADNNITPEIIKPAIEGITVDCVIFGFNKASLEVLLVQHAEGESVGKWGLLGGWIKKEESADDAAQRVLYELTSLDNIYLEQLKAFTDPKRVLDRRVVTIGYYTLVNREDYNIKAGFTLREAKWYKINDIPDLIFDHNEILEFSLMQLRNRVRQAPIGFNLLPEKFTLLQLMHLYEEILGIELEKSNFRRKILHMKLLVALDEKQQDVSHRAAKLYKFDPDIYKKLTEKGFNFEF, translated from the coding sequence ATGACAATTTTATCTAATAAAAATAACACCGACGCGGATAACAACATAACGCCAGAAATCATAAAACCAGCTATTGAGGGTATCACGGTTGACTGCGTTATATTTGGATTTAACAAGGCAAGTCTTGAAGTGCTTTTAGTGCAACATGCCGAAGGAGAAAGTGTAGGGAAATGGGGACTTCTTGGGGGATGGATAAAAAAAGAAGAAAGCGCTGACGATGCCGCACAACGTGTTTTATACGAATTAACAAGTCTTGACAATATTTATCTGGAACAGCTAAAAGCTTTTACAGACCCAAAACGTGTTCTTGACAGAAGAGTTGTCACTATTGGCTATTATACTTTGGTCAATCGCGAAGACTATAATATTAAAGCCGGTTTTACGCTGCGAGAGGCCAAATGGTATAAGATCAACGACATTCCGGATTTGATTTTTGACCACAATGAAATCCTCGAATTTAGCTTAATGCAACTTCGTAACAGAGTGCGTCAGGCACCAATTGGATTCAATCTTTTGCCAGAAAAATTTACTTTATTGCAGTTAATGCATTTGTATGAAGAGATATTAGGAATTGAATTGGAAAAATCAAATTTCCGAAGAAAAATTCTGCATATGAAATTGTTAGTTGCCTTAGATGAAAAACAACAAGATGTCTCGCACAGAGCAGCAAAATTGTACAAATTTGATCCGGATATTTACAAGAAACTGACAGAAAAAGGATTTAACTTTGAGTTTTAA
- a CDS encoding NUDIX domain-containing protein — MDIKVDSDSALKSEQNAMNAITIDCVIFGFDEGSLEVLLVQHGEGISKGKWGLPGGWIYKKESTDNAAHRLLNELTGLDNIYLEQLKAFGNPDRFPLRRVITIGYYALVKREDYNIKAGFTAADAKWYKIDAIPDLIYDHNEILSYSLKHLQNRVRQAPIGFNLLPEKFTLLQLMHLYEEILGVEMDKSNFRRKILHMKLLVALDEKQQDVSHRAAKLYKFDEAIYNKLNEKGFNFEF, encoded by the coding sequence ATGGATATAAAAGTAGATTCCGATTCAGCCCTAAAAAGTGAACAAAACGCAATGAATGCGATCACGATTGACTGTGTCATATTTGGCTTTGATGAAGGAAGTTTAGAAGTACTTTTGGTTCAACATGGCGAAGGAATCAGTAAAGGAAAATGGGGACTTCCCGGAGGATGGATTTATAAAAAAGAAAGTACAGACAATGCGGCACATCGATTGTTGAATGAACTTACCGGTCTTGATAATATTTATCTGGAGCAGCTAAAAGCTTTTGGAAATCCGGATCGTTTTCCGCTTCGCCGTGTTATCACTATTGGATATTATGCTTTGGTAAAAAGAGAAGACTATAATATTAAAGCAGGTTTTACGGCAGCTGATGCCAAATGGTATAAAATAGATGCCATTCCGGATTTAATTTATGATCACAACGAAATTCTGTCTTACAGTCTGAAACATCTTCAAAACAGAGTACGTCAGGCACCGATTGGATTCAATCTTTTGCCTGAAAAATTCACTTTATTACAATTAATGCATTTGTATGAAGAAATTTTAGGTGTTGAAATGGACAAATCGAATTTCAGAAGAAAAATTCTGCATATGAAATTGTTGGTTGCTTTAGATGAAAAACAACAAGATGTATCGCACAGAGCGGCCAAACTATATAAATTTGACGAAGCTATTTACAATAAACTGAACGAAAAAGGATTTAATTTTGAATTTTAA